The Desulfotomaculum sp. genome includes the window GCAGTGCGGTCCTATCCGGTAATGAGAAGCTGATCCGAAAGACCTTGGGGAACGGTAACTACCACATGAAACGCCACATGCTCGCCTACCTCTCGCACCGAAAGAGGAATCTCCAAATATTGGGCGAATTCGCTATTTAATAATGTCAAAGAGTATTAATACTCATCGGTGTAGTATTAGTTATTGATTTACATAAAATTCTTCGAAAGGTAAAGAATAAATAAAAATAATTCTTCAAGGGAAAGGACTTGAAAAAATGGATCAGCATATCCACTGTCTTGTGAATGATTGTCATTACTGGAATCAAGGAAACATGTGCAAAGCCAACGAAATTCTCGTCACCTCGGATAGTTTCAGCAGCAATCAGCCCGATACTGTAGACGCCGCAATGACCAAACAACTCTCACCTACTCCTGCGGGCGGCACATGCATGTCCACTTGTTGCAAAACATACGCTACAAAAGACTCCGGCGGGTCCAAGGTAGACGGAGTTAAAAGGATGCTTTAAAGAACAGGATATATAAAAAGACGGCAGAGGCAATTACCTCTGCCGTCTTTTGTGTTTTAAAGTATCAAAGTAATGTTTTCAACTGAACGAAATATCCAGCGCCATCATCAGCGTGAAGCCAAGAATAGTTAAGATGGTGGCCAGATCCGTATTGCTGCCGCGCTGGGATTCCGGAATAACTTCTTCGACAACAACAAAAATCATTGCTCCTGCGGCAAAAGCAAGCGCATATGGCAGCAGGGTTTTTATATGAAGAACGAATAATGCGCCAATCACACCGGCAATGGGGTCAATGGCCGCTGATAATTGTCCGTACCAGAAGCTTTTCAGACGGGACATGCCTTCCCTGCGCAGGGGCATCGACACCGCAAGGCCTTCCGGCAGGCTTTGGATCCCAACTCCTATGGCCAGCGCAATTGCGGCAGGTAGAGTAGCGGATGACGAACCGGAGGAAATGGCGCCGAAAGCAACACCTACAGCCAGACCCTCGGGTATATGGTGTAAAATAATCGCCAGGATAAACAGTTGTGCCCGCTGCAGGGATGTTTTCACGCCTTCGGCTTCTTCAGAAAGGCCGATATGAAGATGAGGCAATATTTTATCAACAATCCACAGAAAAACTCCTCCTGCTAAAAAACCAATTGCCGGAGCAAGCCAGGTGATTCGATCTTCCCTGCATATTTCTATAGCAGGCGCAAGCAGAGACCAATATGAAGCTGCGATCATAATCCCGCCGGCAAAACCCAACGACCCGTCAAGAATCTTTTTGCTTAAATTCTTGGCAAAGAAGATGGCGCCGGCTCCGCAGGCGGTTATCGCCCAAACAAAACAGGTTGCTAAAAAAGCCTGAAAGACATGATTATTTGCTAGAAGGTTATTCATCTTTACCTTATTTATCCTATTTTCTGCATTAATGATTTTATCACTTGTCCCAGACGTTCTCAAGAGTAAAATCAAGGCTGGAGTAGATATTATACCCTTTTCAGCCTGAATTCACGATTTTGATCTAAAAATTAAGAAGAGAGCCGTTTTAGACTCTCTTCTTATCTTCTTTTTAACCTGACTGCAGGGTCTTTTAAAGGCGCCTGAAGTCAACATCGTCAATAGAGACCGTATTATTATTGTCCCGTCCTGGCGTGAAAAGAAAGCGCACTTCTGCTCTTGCCGTTCCGGCAGGGCTCAAGCCTGTTGTAAGAACATAGAGATTATATCTCTCCGGAATAGTATTTTGATTAAAAACAGGATCGGCACGGGATATAAACCTTCCTGCCGAATCATAGAAGAAAACTTCGGCGCCCAGGGTGAAGTTTCCCACTGAAGGTATTTTCTGATTTTCACGGGCCCAGAAGCTCAGTTTATAAATTCGCCGGGGGATACCGTTTACAGATTGTGTGAGCAGCGCCCTTGAAGTCCTAACCGATCCCATCTCGGCGGCGAAATTCCCGGACTTGGACAAACGCGTGCGGTTTATATTCTGGCCGCTCCAGCTGACTGGGGAAGTTTCTTTTCTCCACTCTTCCAATCCCGGGTTTCTTAGTAAATTACCGCTGGGGCATTCCGGAGTTGGCGCCGGTATTTCAGACGATCTTATATTAATAGTTATCGGAACAGAACTGTTCTGTAATTCCCTTGCGACGTTGTATCCCCGAATAATCAAAGTTCCCGGCTGGACCAATCTTCCTGCGCTATTCCGTTGGTTCCAGACAGCATCAAAAGTTTGATTTCTGCCCGGCTGAATAATAATTCTGGTCACAGCCCGGCTGAACGCCTGCTCATCCGACCAGCGCCATATTTCTTCTACTTCCCGGAATGCAACAAAATCAAAGCGCTGACTTGTCCTGTAATTTAAACTAATTGGGTTGCCGGTAATATTTGTCTTGACCAGTCTAAGCCGTACAGACTCACCACGGGAATAATTGATGCGGTCTGTTGTGATAGTGTACATGAAACCGTCGATCTGACGGGATACGGAGGGATCGTTTCCCTGTGCGATAGTCTCCTCGTGTTCAACGGCAACGGATTGTTCTCCAATTTGTATCTTTTGTCCGACGTCCAGTTTGTCAGGATCAGTTAGATCACTGTTTAATTCAATTAATTTTTCTATAGTTGTATTATAGCGCTGGGCAATAATAAACAAAGTGTCCCCCTGCTGTACTACATAGACCGGCATAGTCAGACACATCCTTTCTTACCTGCTTTAATCAGTTTATGAATTTTTCCAGGCGGATGTGCATAACAGTGTTCCGGACATTTTTAAACAAAACCCCCGGTTAAGTGAACTGGGATCAGTTCGCTTAACCGGGGGACAGATAAATAAGACTCTCTATTATAAGCTAAACCGGTTTATTTAATATAAAACTCCACATTTACGACTGCGGTAATCTTTTTCTCTAAAGATGAGGTATCGTTCATTCCGTAATCGGATACTTCGGTGGAATAAATAGGGGTTATTTGAAATACTCCCATCTGTGTTGAACGCAGCGGGCCAATCTTGCTTCCTCCGTTGATAACTATCTTCTCCGCACGTTTCTTTGCATTGAGAGTAGCGTCTGCCAGCATATCAACCTTAATATCGCTGAGCTTGGTATAAAAATACTGCGGAGGCATCGACTGCAGGTTTATTCCTTTGTTAATCAGTTCGCTGGATTCTCTGGAAACGTTGGTTATACTGTCTACCTGTTTTGATCGGACTTCTATTGTTTGGGTTAAGCTATACCCCCTGATTTCGCCTGTATCCCGCCCGAATTTGTCCACGGCGTAAAATGTGTTGACGTTGACCGGCATTATCGTGATATCGCTGTCAGGTATTCCTTTGCTTTTTAGATAACTGTTGACCTGTTCCAGGTCCGAATGAAGAGCGGCGTATGCTTCGGTTAACTGGGCGCTGTTCCTGGTAAAACTACAGTCCCATACGATAAGGTCGGATTTAAGCTGTTTTTCGGCTGAACCGGTTACCGTTATTATTGAGCTTGATCTTACCCTGGCAAATGCGCTGGTAAATATCATAGTACAGATTATTAAGCAGATTCCTAAAATAACTACTGCGATGACCTGAATTGGAAATTTTCCCGTACCGTTTTCGCTCATTCTTGTTTTCCCTCTCTAAAAATTTTTCGGGATTGATAGTTTTTAAGCCGATCACTCCTTTTCAATCCAAGGGGAATAATAAGTATTTTAGTATTTCTACAAGATATAACAAAATCCTGCAGAATAAAAATAAATTTGTTTAGCTGCTTTTTTAATTGGAATTATGGTAACTGTTAACAATAAAAAATCAAATTCATATCTTAAAGGATAAGGTTAAGGATAAGGTTATTGTAAAGGAGTAAAGGGAAAATGGACGAAAAACATTCTCATAATTGTCTTGGCAGAACAGATGAAGAGGCTGGTCATTCACACAGAATTGAAGGCATTTCCCGGACTGGTTCCCTCAGTGAACACAGTCACACTCATGAAATTGCAGTGACGACAAGTCTAAACAATGGTCATGCGCACAGGTTCAATATACAAACAGGTGAAGCCATCCCGTACATTAAAGGCCATATTCACAAATATATGGGAAAAACAAGCCTTAATGGAAAAGAGCCGCACCGCCATATTGTTTATGGCAGACTTTACAAGCAGGATTAGAAGGGAATATCCTAAAACACTATTGATGCCTTGAGATAATAAATGCCGCGCACAGAAACAGGATCATTAACATAACGTAAAAAAATGGCCTGATTTTTTTCCCCCGCAGGTACAGTTTAAAAGAATCGAGAAAAATGAAAATGGCCATTAAGATAATCACTAACCTGGATATGTCTTCCGACATCCATTTTGTTAATCCTTGAACTAACAATGCGACAATAATTACCGCCGAATATATCCTGGAACTAATAACGAAGGCTTGTAGGAATTCCCTTTCCTCATCTGGTTTTTGTTGCTCAGGTTTTTGTTTCTCCTGTTTGTGTTT containing:
- a CDS encoding DUF1540 domain-containing protein, translating into MDQHIHCLVNDCHYWNQGNMCKANEILVTSDSFSSNQPDTVDAAMTKQLSPTPAGGTCMSTCCKTYATKDSGGSKVDGVKRML
- a CDS encoding ZIP family metal transporter is translated as MNNLLANNHVFQAFLATCFVWAITACGAGAIFFAKNLSKKILDGSLGFAGGIMIAASYWSLLAPAIEICREDRITWLAPAIGFLAGGVFLWIVDKILPHLHIGLSEEAEGVKTSLQRAQLFILAIILHHIPEGLAVGVAFGAISSGSSSATLPAAIALAIGVGIQSLPEGLAVSMPLRREGMSRLKSFWYGQLSAAIDPIAGVIGALFVLHIKTLLPYALAFAAGAMIFVVVEEVIPESQRGSNTDLATILTILGFTLMMALDISFS
- a CDS encoding SIMPL domain-containing protein, with amino-acid sequence MSENGTGKFPIQVIAVVILGICLIICTMIFTSAFARVRSSSIITVTGSAEKQLKSDLIVWDCSFTRNSAQLTEAYAALHSDLEQVNSYLKSKGIPDSDITIMPVNVNTFYAVDKFGRDTGEIRGYSLTQTIEVRSKQVDSITNVSRESSELINKGINLQSMPPQYFYTKLSDIKVDMLADATLNAKKRAEKIVINGGSKIGPLRSTQMGVFQITPIYSTEVSDYGMNDTSSLEKKITAVVNVEFYIK